A part of Candidatus Deferrimicrobium borealis genomic DNA contains:
- a CDS encoding thiamine pyrophosphate-dependent enzyme, translating to MAQIPTQQLEMVKNLRGIDQKEYYVPGHRTCAGCGPALCYKLVAKAVGPDSIFLGPTGCMYVANCSYMCTPFAMPWTHCQITNGGAVASGIEAAYNVMIRKGKYKGKLPSIVVMAGDGGAIDIGLQAMSALMYRGHDVLFVMYDNESYANTGIQTSPMTPYGGKTTFTPPGKTVPEGKKLFPKDAPQLVIGGHPAVHYVATASVGYPVDLINKVRKGLNYQAPSFLHIHCPCPKGWLYDCKDTVKVAKQAVETGMWTNYEWENGEYTYQHVPKTYKPVKEYLKNQERFSHLNEEHIAKMQAFITAKTKAPGKPIEVPVLGPREQA from the coding sequence ATGGCACAAATTCCGACGCAACAGCTGGAAATGGTCAAGAATCTGCGCGGCATCGACCAGAAGGAGTACTACGTTCCCGGTCACCGGACCTGCGCAGGCTGCGGCCCGGCCCTCTGCTACAAGCTGGTCGCCAAGGCGGTGGGACCCGACTCGATCTTCCTCGGCCCCACGGGTTGCATGTACGTGGCGAACTGCAGCTACATGTGCACCCCGTTCGCCATGCCCTGGACGCACTGCCAGATCACGAACGGCGGGGCCGTCGCCTCCGGCATCGAGGCGGCCTACAACGTCATGATCCGCAAGGGGAAGTACAAGGGCAAACTGCCGAGCATCGTCGTCATGGCCGGCGACGGCGGCGCGATCGACATCGGGCTCCAGGCGATGTCCGCATTGATGTACCGCGGCCATGACGTCCTCTTCGTCATGTACGACAACGAGTCGTACGCCAACACCGGGATCCAGACTTCCCCGATGACCCCGTACGGCGGGAAGACGACCTTCACCCCTCCGGGGAAGACCGTCCCGGAAGGGAAGAAACTCTTCCCCAAGGACGCCCCGCAGCTGGTCATCGGCGGGCACCCGGCCGTGCACTACGTCGCGACCGCGTCGGTCGGCTACCCGGTCGACCTGATCAACAAGGTCCGCAAGGGCCTCAACTACCAGGCCCCGTCCTTCCTGCACATCCACTGCCCGTGCCCGAAGGGCTGGCTCTACGACTGCAAGGACACCGTCAAGGTCGCCAAGCAGGCCGTCGAGACCGGCATGTGGACGAACTACGAATGGGAGAACGGCGAATACACGTATCAGCACGTTCCGAAGACGTACAAGCCGGTCAAGGAGTACCTGAAGAACCAGGAGCGGTTCAGCCACCTGAACGAGGAGCACATCGCCAAGATGCAGGCGTTCATCACGGCGAAGACGAAGGCCCCCGGGAAGCCGATCGAGGTTCCCGTCCTCGGCCCCAGGGAGCAGGCGTAA
- a CDS encoding tripartite tricarboxylate transporter substrate-binding protein: MGKRFSVLKIGLVVACSLALAFTSIGTASAWVPDRPVEFIVPAGAGGGADVMARFISPLVSKYNLSPKPWIVINKSAGAGAEGFMYVKGSKGNANLIIITLDNLFTTPLATGVPFNWKDLTPVSRLALDYFVLWVNAASPYKTAQEYIDAVKKAPGKFVMGGTGAKQEDQIITVQMEQIYGLKFNYVPFKGGGTVAVELVGKHVDSTVNNPAEAVSHWKNGTLRALAVIDSDRINLPDWKGIPTMKEATGKDMSYMMLRGIFMAPGVTKEQSDYFVETLKKVSETPEWKKYISDNGLKDAVLTGPEYVKWLEQKEASTKDLMKKGGLLK, encoded by the coding sequence ATGGGGAAAAGGTTCTCAGTGCTGAAGATCGGTCTGGTCGTCGCATGCTCCTTGGCGTTGGCGTTCACCTCCATCGGCACGGCAAGCGCCTGGGTGCCTGACAGGCCGGTAGAGTTCATCGTTCCGGCGGGAGCCGGCGGCGGCGCCGATGTCATGGCCCGGTTCATCTCCCCGCTCGTCTCCAAGTACAACCTGTCGCCGAAGCCGTGGATCGTCATCAACAAATCCGCCGGCGCCGGGGCCGAAGGCTTCATGTACGTGAAGGGAAGCAAGGGCAATGCGAACCTCATCATCATCACCCTCGACAACCTGTTCACGACCCCCCTGGCCACCGGGGTTCCCTTCAACTGGAAAGACCTGACCCCGGTCTCCCGGCTCGCCCTCGACTACTTCGTCCTCTGGGTCAACGCCGCATCTCCGTACAAGACCGCCCAGGAGTATATCGACGCCGTCAAGAAGGCACCGGGTAAATTCGTCATGGGCGGCACCGGCGCGAAGCAGGAAGACCAGATCATCACGGTCCAGATGGAGCAGATCTACGGGCTGAAGTTCAACTACGTGCCGTTCAAGGGCGGCGGGACGGTGGCCGTCGAGCTCGTCGGCAAGCACGTCGACTCGACCGTCAACAACCCGGCCGAGGCCGTCAGCCACTGGAAAAACGGAACGCTGCGGGCTCTGGCCGTGATCGACAGCGACCGGATCAACCTGCCCGACTGGAAGGGCATCCCCACGATGAAAGAGGCCACCGGCAAGGACATGAGCTACATGATGCTGCGCGGCATCTTCATGGCCCCCGGGGTCACCAAGGAACAGTCAGACTACTTTGTCGAGACGTTGAAGAAGGTGTCGGAAACCCCGGAATGGAAGAAGTACATCTCCGACAACGGGCTGAAGGACGCCGTCCTGACGGGGCCCGAGTATGTGAAATGGCTCGAGCAGAAAGAAGCCTCGACCAAGGACCTCATGAAGAAAGGCGGTTTGCTGAAGTAG
- a CDS encoding tripartite tricarboxylate transporter TctB family protein, whose product MRKANLGVAIFLFVIGAIVMYDAVRLGWRWDPGFGPGAGYLPFYLSLGVLICTGIFIVKQIRQLSKVGIVGDKRLIQEGGLKPILWVLIPSTVMVILTSILGLHFAAFIFLLFYMRVVGKIGWLECALVSVLFPIGMYVVFDRLFLIPLPDGMLGAYIKLPF is encoded by the coding sequence ATGCGAAAGGCCAATCTTGGCGTGGCCATTTTCCTGTTCGTGATAGGCGCGATCGTCATGTACGACGCGGTGCGCCTCGGATGGCGCTGGGATCCGGGGTTCGGCCCGGGAGCCGGCTACCTGCCGTTTTACCTGTCCCTGGGCGTGCTCATCTGCACCGGCATCTTCATCGTCAAGCAGATCCGGCAACTGTCGAAGGTAGGGATCGTGGGAGACAAGCGGTTGATCCAGGAAGGGGGGCTGAAGCCGATCCTCTGGGTCCTGATACCGTCCACGGTCATGGTGATCCTCACTTCCATCCTCGGGCTGCACTTCGCGGCCTTCATTTTCCTCCTGTTCTACATGCGGGTGGTCGGAAAGATCGGTTGGCTCGAGTGCGCCCTGGTGAGCGTCCTGTTCCCTATCGGCATGTACGTCGTATTCGACCGGCTGTTCCTGATTCCGTTGCCGGACGGGATGCTCGGGGCATATATCAAGCTTCCATTTTGA